In Gimesia benthica, a single window of DNA contains:
- a CDS encoding STAS domain-containing protein: MEGSATFILLPKWAAALEAVPPGVVLHVDFKGLSYIDHACLALLMNWKKQHEVTGGALILDWETLRARFHHARPRPRQTCIIRQDAPNADGNSREQRGAA; encoded by the coding sequence ATGGAAGGTTCCGCGACGTTCATCCTTCTGCCGAAGTGGGCGGCGGCACTCGAGGCGGTCCCGCCTGGCGTCGTCCTGCACGTCGATTTCAAGGGGCTAAGCTACATCGATCACGCCTGCCTGGCATTGCTGATGAATTGGAAGAAGCAACATGAAGTGACAGGTGGGGCACTTATTCTGGATTGGGAAACGCTGCGTGCAAGATTCCATCACGCGCGCCCTCGTCCGCGACAAACATGTATTATAAGGCAAGACGCTCCCAATGCGGACGGCAATAGCCGCGAGCAACGAGGGGCGGCCTAA